GTTCGAACAACCAAGACATCCTTTCGGATCATCGAGTTCGTCCAAGATCATGAACACACGACACTGACAGAGATCGCAGACGGTGTCGACATTGCCTACAGCACGGCACACAACCACCTCGCAACGCTCTGCGAAGAAGGTTGGCTCGTCGAACAAGACGGTGTATACGAAATCGGGCTCAAATTTCTGCACCTCGGGCGGTCAGCGTACTACCGAACACCGCTGTTCAACATCGCCCGACGGCACGTGAGTGAACTTGCCGAACAGATAAATCTGGAAGTTGAATTTCTCGTCGAGGAGCACGGCCGACTCATTTCCATCGCCGATGTCATCCACGAACCGAAAGGCTACGGTAACCCCGATGAAAGCACGTGGAGCGATGGACGGTACTACTACATGCACAACACCGCCTCAGGGAAGGTGATCCTGGCCGAACTTCCGGACGACCGGGTTGAGGAGATTCTCGATCGATGGGGACTCCCCGCACAAACACCCTACTCAGTCACTGATCGTGAGCAACTCTACGACCAATTAGACACCATTCGCGACCAAGGATACGCCGAAATCCATCAGGAAGTGCTGGAGGGGTTCTCTAACATCAGTGCCGCGGTCACGCTGCCCGACGGCCGTGTTTTCGGTTCACTCAGCATCGGCTGGCCAACTTACATTTACGAGAACGGCGTCAAAGATGAAATGATTGACAACCTACTCAACACCGTCGACGCTATCGAAGCCGATTTTGCAGCCCAACTCGAGTAGAGTGCTCGCCAGACACTAACCATCTACGAAAGCGATATTAGCTGAAAGTAGGCGCTAAGCCCCTTCCTCAAGGAGCGAGCGAAGCGATCGAGTGGAGGGGAGAATTCACTGACACAAAACCCTATTCAACACGCTATCAGCGGTGATGGAACACCGTCATTCACCACAAACCGTCTTTGTTTGCTGACTGATCGTACCCTCTCATAGATCACCGACACCGTTTCACGT
Above is a genomic segment from Natronorubrum aibiense containing:
- a CDS encoding IclR family transcriptional regulator → MGETTTARPVRTTKTSFRIIEFVQDHEHTTLTEIADGVDIAYSTAHNHLATLCEEGWLVEQDGVYEIGLKFLHLGRSAYYRTPLFNIARRHVSELAEQINLEVEFLVEEHGRLISIADVIHEPKGYGNPDESTWSDGRYYYMHNTASGKVILAELPDDRVEEILDRWGLPAQTPYSVTDREQLYDQLDTIRDQGYAEIHQEVLEGFSNISAAVTLPDGRVFGSLSIGWPTYIYENGVKDEMIDNLLNTVDAIEADFAAQLE